One Hevea brasiliensis isolate MT/VB/25A 57/8 chromosome 5, ASM3005281v1, whole genome shotgun sequence genomic region harbors:
- the LOC110655743 gene encoding uncharacterized protein LOC110655743 — MESSMKIGSSIVLPISSYSVKLNQHKQYKVDYGFRFSGRRSISKICVIIPNGSVSSSSSHEAESRAVGNAHRQRSSLESLFCYDKPIPEERIEKPVGTSLAKKSIGDNPRCIDCEAKGAVLCTTCSGSGLYVDSILESQGIIVKVRCLGCGGTGNIMCSECGGRGHLGPQ; from the exons ATGGAGTCTTCAATGAAAATTGGGTCGTCGATTGTTTTGCCCATTTCTTCATATTCAGTAAAACTTAATCAACACAAGCAATATAAGGTTGATTATGGGTTTCGATTCAGTGGAAGACGGTCCATAAGTAAAATTTGCGTCATCATCCCTAATGGCTCtgtttcttcctcttcttctcatGAG GCAGAATCGAGGGCAGTGGGAAATGCACATAGACAAAGAAGCAGCCTTGAATCTCTTTTTTGTTATGATAAGCCTATACCAGAGGAGAGAATTGAGAAGCCGGTTGGTACATCTTTAGCTAAAAAATCAATTGGAGATAATCCTCGATGCATTGATTGTGAGGCCAAAGGTGCAGTTCTTTGCACCACTTGTTCAGGTTCAGGGTTATATGTTGACTCCATATTGGAGAGCCAGGGTATCATTGTGAAAGTCCGCTGTTTAG GTTGTGGAGGAACGGGTAACATTATGTGCTCAGAATGTGGTGGGCGTGGTCATCTTGGACCTCAATGA
- the LOC110655739 gene encoding probable polyribonucleotide nucleotidyltransferase 1, chloroplastic isoform X2 yields the protein MLKGFYHETQILSWVLSYDGLHFPDSLAVTAAGIAVALSEVPTTKAIAGVRVGLVGDRFIVNPTTKDMEESELDLVLAGTESAILMIEGYCNFLPEEKLLEAVQVGQDAVRAICNEVDALVKKCGKPKMFDAIKLPPSELYKHVEEIAGDELVNVLQIRNKIPRRKALTSLEEKVISILTEKGYVSKDASFGTTETVADLLEEEDEDEEVVVDGEVDEGDVHIKPISRKSSPLLFSEVDVKLVFKEVTSKFLRRRIVEGGKRSDGRDPDGIRPINSRCGLLPRAHGSALFTRGETQSLAVVTLGDKQMAQRVDNLLDVDEFKRFYLQYSFPPSCVGEVGRIGAPSRREIGHGMLAERALEPILPSEDDFPYTIRVESTITESNGSSSMASVCGGCLALQDAGVPLKCSIVGIAMGMVLDTEEFGGDGTPLILSDITGSEDASGDMDFKVAGNEDRVTAFQMDIKVGGITLPVMRRALLQARDGRKHILAEMLKCSPPPSKRLSKYAPLIHIMKVRPEKVNMIIGSGGKKVRSIIEETGVEAIDADDDGIVKITAKDLSSLEKSKSIISNLTMVPTVGDIFRNCEIKSIAPYGVFVEIAPGREGLCHISELTSSWLPKAEDAFKVGDRLDVKLIEVNEKGQLRLSRKALLPEPTVEKPSAKQDENDQKTLASQKATDKSNPRKTVISPQDGVTEEKTEKLKDKTSDAVEDTPVSQKKVYKKLASSTRDGPNVNKDRPKKSNNKVVTSVPTKDGNTLVNGEVKIG from the exons ATGCTCAAGGGTTTCTACCATGAGACTCAGATACTATCTTGG GTTTTGAGCTATGATGGTTTGCATTTCCCTGATTCCTTAGCAGTTACAGCAGCTGGAATAGCAGT GGCTCTTTCAGAAGTGCCAACTACAAAAGCAATTGCTGGTGTTCGAGTTGGCCTTGTTGGGGATAGGTTTATTGTGAATCCAACAACCAAGGACATGGAAGAGTCAGAGCTTGATTTAGTACTGGCTGGCACAGAGAGTGCAATATTGATGATAGAG GGTTATTGCAATTTCCTCCCAGAAGAAAAGTTGCTTGAAGCAGTACAAGTTGGGCAG GATGCAGTACGGGCTATTTGCAATGAGGTAGATGCATTGGTGAAGAAGTGTGGGAAACCTAAGATGTTTGACGCAATCAAATTACCCCCTTCTGAGCTATATAAACATGTGGAG GAAATTGCTGGTGACGAGTTAGTGAACGTGCTACAAATAAGGAACAAAATACCAAGAAGAAAGGCCCTCACATCATTGGAAGAAAAGGTTATTAGTATACTTACAGAAAAGGGATATGTAAGTAAGGATGCTAGTTTTGGAACCACTGAAACAGTTGCAGATTtgcttgaggaagaagatgaggaTGAGGAAGTTGTTGTGGATGGTGAAGTAGATGAAGGCGATGTCCACATAAAGCCAATATCACGTAAATCCTCTCCCTTG TTGTTTTCAGAGGTAGATGTGAAACTGGTATTCAAAGAAGTTACTTCCAAATTCCTGCGGAGGCGTATTGTAGAG GGAGGAAAGAGAAGTGATGGGCGAGACCCAGATGGCATACGCCCAATTAACTCAAGGTGTGGCTTACTCCCTAGGGCCCATGGAAGTGCTCTTTTCACCCGTGGAGAAACACAG TCGCTAGCGGTGGTCACACTCGGTGATAAACAGATGGCACAAAGAGTTGACAACCTTTTGGATGTGGATGAATTCAAGAGGTTCTATCTTCAG TACTCATTTCCTCCATCTTGTGTTGGGGAAGTAGGGCGAATAGGAGCACCTAGTAGAAGAGAAATTGGACATGGAATGCTTGCGGAGAGAGCTCTTGAACCTATATTGCCTTCTGAAGATGATTTTCCATATACCATTCGAGTTGAGAGTACCATCACTGAAAGCAATGGCTCCTCAAG CATGGCCTCAGTTTGTGGAGGTTGCTTGGCATTGCAAGATGCTGGGGTTCCGCTAAAATGCTCAATTGTTGGGATAGCAATGGGTATGGTTTTGGATACTGAAGAATTTGGGGGTGATGGAACACCACTTATTCTATCTGACATAACTGGATCTGAAGATGCATCTGGAGATATGGATTTTAAG GTTGCTGGAAATGAAGACAGAGTAACTGCATTTCAGATGGACATAAAG GTTGGAGGAATCACTTTACCTGTAATGAGAAGGGCACTATTACAGGCAAGAGATGGCCGGAAGCATATTCTTG CTGAAATGTTGAAGTGCTCACCTCCCCCTTCTAAAAGACTGTCTAAGTATGCCCCATTGATTCATATTATGAAG GTCCGTCCTGAGAAAGTTAATATGATCATTGGTTCTGGTGGGAAGAAGGTGAGGAGTATTATAGAAGAAACAGGAGTAGAGGCTATTGACGCAGATGATGACGGAATT GTAAAAATTACAGCTAAGGATTTGTCAAGTCTAGAGAAATCCAAATCCATTATCAGTAATCTTACAATGGTTCCAACCGTTGGTGATATTTTTAG GAATTGTGAGATCAAATCAATAGCTCCTTATGGAGTTTTTGTTGAGATAGCCCCAGGTCGTGAG GGACTTTGCCATATAAGTGAACTGACTTCGAGCTGGCTACCAAAGGCAGAAGAC GCTTTTAAAGTTGGAGACCGTCTTGATGTTAAACTTATTGAG GTAAATGAAAAGGGACAACTTCGCCTTAGCCGCAAGGCGCTACTTCCAGAACCAACTGTAGAGAAGCCCAGTGCAAAGCAAGATGAAAATGACCAAAAGACTCTGGCCTCACAAAAGGCAACTGATAAGAGTAACCCTAGAAAAACTGTAATTTCACCTCAGGATGGTGTAACtgaagagaagactgaaaaactTAAGGATAAAACCAGTGATGCAGTAGAGGACACTCCAGTTTCACAAAAGAAGGTTTACAAGAAGTTAGCCAGCTCTACCAGAGATGGGCCTAATGTTAACAAAGACAGGCCAAAAAAAAGCAACAATAAAGTTGTCACTAGTGTTCCTACCAAAGATGGAAATACATTAGTGAATGGAGAAGTCAAAATTGGATAA
- the LOC110655739 gene encoding probable polyribonucleotide nucleotidyltransferase 1, chloroplastic isoform X1, which translates to MLANPSSLHTVPYYLHSSPFSHFRSRCKLSLSSNCPRFVSSRKSKFPSLSLLFPNQRRDRFSARALEDPEVSESVTIDGPQPFSQAVSVKIPFGDRHILVETDHIGRQASGSVMVTDGETIVYTSVCMDDVPSEPSDFFPLSVNYQERFSAAGRTSGGFFKREGRAKDHEVLICRLIDRPLRPTMLKGFYHETQILSWVLSYDGLHFPDSLAVTAAGIAVALSEVPTTKAIAGVRVGLVGDRFIVNPTTKDMEESELDLVLAGTESAILMIEGYCNFLPEEKLLEAVQVGQDAVRAICNEVDALVKKCGKPKMFDAIKLPPSELYKHVEEIAGDELVNVLQIRNKIPRRKALTSLEEKVISILTEKGYVSKDASFGTTETVADLLEEEDEDEEVVVDGEVDEGDVHIKPISRKSSPLLFSEVDVKLVFKEVTSKFLRRRIVEGGKRSDGRDPDGIRPINSRCGLLPRAHGSALFTRGETQSLAVVTLGDKQMAQRVDNLLDVDEFKRFYLQYSFPPSCVGEVGRIGAPSRREIGHGMLAERALEPILPSEDDFPYTIRVESTITESNGSSSMASVCGGCLALQDAGVPLKCSIVGIAMGMVLDTEEFGGDGTPLILSDITGSEDASGDMDFKVAGNEDRVTAFQMDIKVGGITLPVMRRALLQARDGRKHILAEMLKCSPPPSKRLSKYAPLIHIMKVRPEKVNMIIGSGGKKVRSIIEETGVEAIDADDDGIVKITAKDLSSLEKSKSIISNLTMVPTVGDIFRNCEIKSIAPYGVFVEIAPGREGLCHISELTSSWLPKAEDAFKVGDRLDVKLIEVNEKGQLRLSRKALLPEPTVEKPSAKQDENDQKTLASQKATDKSNPRKTVISPQDGVTEEKTEKLKDKTSDAVEDTPVSQKKVYKKLASSTRDGPNVNKDRPKKSNNKVVTSVPTKDGNTLVNGEVKIG; encoded by the exons ATGCTAGCAAACCCTAGCAGCCTCCATACGGTACCTTATTACTTACACAGTTCTCCATTTTCGCACTTTCGTAGTCGCTGCAAGCTCTCTCTCTCCTCAAATTGCCCTCGCTTTGTCAGTTCGCGAAAATCCAAGTTCCCTTCACTGTCTTTGCTTTTCCCTAATCAAAGAAGGGATAGGTTTAGTGCAAGAGCTTTGGAAGACCCGGAAGTTTCTGAGTCAGTTACAATCGATGGGCCCCAACCTTTCTCTCAAGCTGTCTCTGTCAAAATCCCCTTTGGAGATAGACAT atTTTGGTCGAGACAGATCATATTGGGAGACAAGCTAGTGGTTCTGTGATGGTAACAGATGGAGAAACT ATTGTCTACACATCTGTTTGCATGGATGATGTTCCCAGTGAGCCTTCCGATTTTTTCCCTCTTTCTGTAAATTATCAAGAACGCTTTTCAGCAGCAGGTCGAACTAG TGGAGGATTTTTCAAACGAGAAGGGAGGGCAAAAGATCATGAG GTTCTCATTTGTAGATTGATTGATAGGCCTTTGCGCCCAACTATGCTCAAGGGTTTCTACCATGAGACTCAGATACTATCTTGG GTTTTGAGCTATGATGGTTTGCATTTCCCTGATTCCTTAGCAGTTACAGCAGCTGGAATAGCAGT GGCTCTTTCAGAAGTGCCAACTACAAAAGCAATTGCTGGTGTTCGAGTTGGCCTTGTTGGGGATAGGTTTATTGTGAATCCAACAACCAAGGACATGGAAGAGTCAGAGCTTGATTTAGTACTGGCTGGCACAGAGAGTGCAATATTGATGATAGAG GGTTATTGCAATTTCCTCCCAGAAGAAAAGTTGCTTGAAGCAGTACAAGTTGGGCAG GATGCAGTACGGGCTATTTGCAATGAGGTAGATGCATTGGTGAAGAAGTGTGGGAAACCTAAGATGTTTGACGCAATCAAATTACCCCCTTCTGAGCTATATAAACATGTGGAG GAAATTGCTGGTGACGAGTTAGTGAACGTGCTACAAATAAGGAACAAAATACCAAGAAGAAAGGCCCTCACATCATTGGAAGAAAAGGTTATTAGTATACTTACAGAAAAGGGATATGTAAGTAAGGATGCTAGTTTTGGAACCACTGAAACAGTTGCAGATTtgcttgaggaagaagatgaggaTGAGGAAGTTGTTGTGGATGGTGAAGTAGATGAAGGCGATGTCCACATAAAGCCAATATCACGTAAATCCTCTCCCTTG TTGTTTTCAGAGGTAGATGTGAAACTGGTATTCAAAGAAGTTACTTCCAAATTCCTGCGGAGGCGTATTGTAGAG GGAGGAAAGAGAAGTGATGGGCGAGACCCAGATGGCATACGCCCAATTAACTCAAGGTGTGGCTTACTCCCTAGGGCCCATGGAAGTGCTCTTTTCACCCGTGGAGAAACACAG TCGCTAGCGGTGGTCACACTCGGTGATAAACAGATGGCACAAAGAGTTGACAACCTTTTGGATGTGGATGAATTCAAGAGGTTCTATCTTCAG TACTCATTTCCTCCATCTTGTGTTGGGGAAGTAGGGCGAATAGGAGCACCTAGTAGAAGAGAAATTGGACATGGAATGCTTGCGGAGAGAGCTCTTGAACCTATATTGCCTTCTGAAGATGATTTTCCATATACCATTCGAGTTGAGAGTACCATCACTGAAAGCAATGGCTCCTCAAG CATGGCCTCAGTTTGTGGAGGTTGCTTGGCATTGCAAGATGCTGGGGTTCCGCTAAAATGCTCAATTGTTGGGATAGCAATGGGTATGGTTTTGGATACTGAAGAATTTGGGGGTGATGGAACACCACTTATTCTATCTGACATAACTGGATCTGAAGATGCATCTGGAGATATGGATTTTAAG GTTGCTGGAAATGAAGACAGAGTAACTGCATTTCAGATGGACATAAAG GTTGGAGGAATCACTTTACCTGTAATGAGAAGGGCACTATTACAGGCAAGAGATGGCCGGAAGCATATTCTTG CTGAAATGTTGAAGTGCTCACCTCCCCCTTCTAAAAGACTGTCTAAGTATGCCCCATTGATTCATATTATGAAG GTCCGTCCTGAGAAAGTTAATATGATCATTGGTTCTGGTGGGAAGAAGGTGAGGAGTATTATAGAAGAAACAGGAGTAGAGGCTATTGACGCAGATGATGACGGAATT GTAAAAATTACAGCTAAGGATTTGTCAAGTCTAGAGAAATCCAAATCCATTATCAGTAATCTTACAATGGTTCCAACCGTTGGTGATATTTTTAG GAATTGTGAGATCAAATCAATAGCTCCTTATGGAGTTTTTGTTGAGATAGCCCCAGGTCGTGAG GGACTTTGCCATATAAGTGAACTGACTTCGAGCTGGCTACCAAAGGCAGAAGAC GCTTTTAAAGTTGGAGACCGTCTTGATGTTAAACTTATTGAG GTAAATGAAAAGGGACAACTTCGCCTTAGCCGCAAGGCGCTACTTCCAGAACCAACTGTAGAGAAGCCCAGTGCAAAGCAAGATGAAAATGACCAAAAGACTCTGGCCTCACAAAAGGCAACTGATAAGAGTAACCCTAGAAAAACTGTAATTTCACCTCAGGATGGTGTAACtgaagagaagactgaaaaactTAAGGATAAAACCAGTGATGCAGTAGAGGACACTCCAGTTTCACAAAAGAAGGTTTACAAGAAGTTAGCCAGCTCTACCAGAGATGGGCCTAATGTTAACAAAGACAGGCCAAAAAAAAGCAACAATAAAGTTGTCACTAGTGTTCCTACCAAAGATGGAAATACATTAGTGAATGGAGAAGTCAAAATTGGATAA
- the LOC110655742 gene encoding cation/calcium exchanger 2 — translation MGILVSISENRRYIIFFNISFLLVACVFLILQFNPARFLVPNSAQPSNDDSQQDCKGLESLEDYRAKCHYLKSHINPCVSEGYIDYLHLFYCNFGRIPLLGHCLLFLWLLVLFYLLGNTASEYFCSSLENLSTLLKLSPTIAGVTLLSLGNGAPDVFSSLVSFMGSGTGDIGFNTVLGGASFVTCVVVGIMSILLKQKKIIVNKGAFVRDVCFLLLVLASLSFILVHGEINIWGAMGFLSMYIFYVVVVYFSDTHWRKGKEDDSSSHCSDLSIPILSGMGKGEVNFVEEGALEGVAEVEISECCFCLRLPAPCLMLISILEMPLYLPRRLTIPVICEKRWSKPIAVASVTLAPVLLSVLWNPQEDDACFVNSLVVYGIGLLFGIICGVIAYARTENSSPPKKCLFPWLAGGFLMSVIWSYIIAQELVALLVSLGYIFEVSPSILGLTVLAWGNSVGDLITNLTMALNGSPEGAQVAISGCYAGPIFNILFGLGLSLVGSSWHQYPSSFVIPRDLYLLETLCFLVASLLWSLVILPCRNMKLDRVLGAGLLAIYTISMSVRLIQTLGSFQFQVTYT, via the coding sequence ATGGGTATCTTGGTCTCTATATCTGAGAACAGAAGATACATAATTTTCTTTAATATCTCATTTCTGTTAGTGGCATGCGTTTTCTTGATTTTACAGTTCAACCCTGCTCGATTTCTTGTTCCTAACAGTGCACAACCGTCTAATGACGATAGTCAACAGGACTGCAAAGGGTTGGAAAGTCTAGAAGACTACCGAGCCAAGTGCCATTACCTTAAATCACATATTAATCCTTGTGTCTCTGAAGGTTATATTGACTATCTCCACCTTTTCTATTGCAATTTTGGAAGAATTCCTCTTTTGGGCCATTGTCTTCTATTTCTCTGGCTTCTAGTGCTGTTCTATTTGTTAGGGAACACAGCCTCTGAATACTTTTGTTCTTCCCTTGAAAATTTATCCACTCTATTGAAACTATCCCCTACAATTGCTGGGGTTACTCTCCTTTCTCTTGGCAATGGTGCACCAGATGTATTTTCCAGTCTGGTATCCTTTATGGGTAGTGGGACAGGTGACATTGGCTTCAATACAGTGCTAGGTGGTGCTTCCTTTGTTACCTGTGTTGTGGTTGGAATCATGAGCATTCTCTTGAAGCAAAAAAAGATTATAGTTAACAAAGGTGCCTTTGTTAGAGATGTTTGCTTCTTGCTTTTGGTTCTTGCATCCTTAAGTTTCATATTGGTTCACGGAGAAATCAATATTTGGGGTGCAATGGGATTTTTGTCCATGTATATTTTCTATGTGGTTGTTGTTTACTTCTCAGACACCCACTGGCGTAAAGGAAAGGAAGATGATAGTTCAAGTCACTGCAGTGACTTGAGCATACCCATTTTAAGCGGCATGGGAAAAGGGGAGGTAAATTTTGTGGAGGAAGGTGCTTTAGAAGGTGTTGCTGAGGTAGAAATCAGTGAGTGTTGCTTTTGTTTAAGATTACCTGCTCCTTGCCTTATGCTTATTAGCATACTTGAGATGCCCCTTTACTTGCCTAGGAGATTGACAATTCCTGTTATTTGTGAAAAGAGATGGTCTAAGCCAATTGCTGTTGCTTCTGTGACACTGGCTCCAGTTCTGTTATCAGTTCTTTGGAATCCCCAGGAAGATGATGCCTGTTTTGTGAATAGCCTAGTGGTATATGGAATTGGGCTCTTATTTGGAATAATATGtggggttattgcatatgctagAACTGAGAATTCAAGCCCTCCAAAGAAGTGCCTATTTCCTTGGCTTGCGGGAGGGTTCTTAATGAGTGTGATCTGGAGTTATATCATAGCTCAGGAATTGGTAGCCCTGTTAGTTTCCCTTGGATATATATTTGAAGTAAGTCCTTCAATTCTTGGGCTAACAGTCCTTGCCTGGGGCAATTCAGTAGGGGATCTGATAACCAATTTGACCATGGCCTTGAATGGCAGTCCTGAAGGTGCACAAGTAGCTATATCAGGGTGTTATGCAGGTCCCATTTTCAACATTCTTTTTGGTTTGGGTTTGTCTCTTGTTGGCTCATCCTGGCATCAATATCCATCTTCTTTTGTGATCCCAAGAGATTTATATCTGTTGGAGACATTAtgctttctggtggcaagcttgCTCTGGTCTCTTGTTATCTTGCCATGTAGAAACATGAAGCTTGATAGGGTCTTGGGGGCAGGGCTTCTGGCTATATACACAATTTCTATGTCTGTGAGGCTGATTCAAACACTTGGGTCTTTCCAATTTCAAGTTACATATACCTAG
- the LOC110655740 gene encoding replication factor C subunit 3: MLWVDKYRPKTLDQVMVHEDIAQNLKKLVTEQDCPHLLFYGPSGSGKKTLIMALLRQIFGSSAEKVKVENRTWKIDAGSRTIDLELTTLSSTNHIELSPSDVGFQDRYVVQEIIKDMAKTRPIDIKGKKGYKVLVLNEVDKLSREAQYSLRRTMEKYSASCRLILCCNSSSKVTEAIRSRCLNVRINAPSEEQIVKVLEFIGKKEGLQLPPGFAVRIAEKSNRSLRRAILSFETCRVQQYPFTSNQAIPPMDWEEYVSEIASDIMREQSPKKLFQVRGKLYELLINCIPSEIVLKRLLYELLKKLDEELKHEVSHWAAYYEHRMRLGQKAIFHLEAFVAKFMSIYKAFLIATFG; the protein is encoded by the exons ATGTTGTGGGTGGACAAGTACAGACCCAAAACCCTAGACCAGGTTATGGTCCACGAAGACATTGCCCAAAACCTCAAGAAGCTG GTCACTGAACAAGACTGCCCCCATTTGCTTTTCTATGGCCCCTCCGGTTCTGGCAAGAAAACCCTAATCATGGCTCTTCTTCGTCAGATTTTTGGTTCCAGCGCTGAAAAG GTGAAGGTGGAAAATCGGACTTGGAAAATCGAT gCGGGAAGTAGAACTATCGATTTGGAGCTTACTACATTATCAAGCACAAATCACATAGAGCTGAGTCCTAGTGATGTAGGCTTCCAGGACAGGTATGTTGTACAAGAGATAATCAAAGACATGGCTAAGACTCGTCCAATTGACATAAAAGGGAAAAAAGGATATAAAG TACTAGTGCTCAATGAGGTTGATAAGCTTTCAAGAGAAGCACAATATTCTCTTCGTAGAACTATGGAGAAGTACAGTGCCTCCTGCCGGCTGATTCTATGCTGCAACAGTTCTTCGAAGGTTACTGAAGCAATTCGGTCTCGTTGTCTGAATGTGCGAATAAATGCACCTTCAGAGGAACAG ATTGTTAAGGTATTGGAGTTCATTGGGAAGAAAGAAGGGCTGCAACTTCCTCCTGGATTTGCTGTGCGAATAGCAGAAAAATCAAATCGAAGTTTAAGGAGAGCCATACTTTCATTTGAGACTTGCCGTGTCCAACA ATATCCTTTTACAAGTAATCAAGCAATACCTCCAATGGACTGGGAGGAATATGTTTCTGAAATAGCATCTGACATAATGAGGGAGCAGAGTCCTAAAAA GCTTTTTCAGGTTCGAGGGAAGTTGTATGAACTACTAATTAATTGTATTCCTTCTGAGATTGTTTTGAAG AGGCTGCTTTATGAGTTATTGAAGAAATTGGATGAGGAATTAAAGCACGAGGTCTCCCATTGGGCTGCATATTAT
- the LOC110655741 gene encoding cation/calcium exchanger 1, which translates to MASFNTKSQPKKLILFLNTSFFFLFVFYITISYFHEQSNYEADTSHSLSLQELIRSNGCTGLHEHTDSKSKCMYLRSHIGCRPKGYINYLQIFYCTCGQHPVLGHAILLLWLVVLFYLLGNTAAEYFCSSLENLSKILKLSPTIAGVTLLSLGNGAPDVFASIVSFTSSSNGDVGLNSVLGGAFFVSSTVVGVISTLVSAQEISIDKSSFIRDVSFFLLSLCSLLLIIVIGKITLWAAISFLSIYFFYVCVVCLMHFLFRKEEKVNPLANSPSSKILITDSQGDVVEMGIPLLGYVDDEKPILVDKTSLEDEERSPMCFSLDSSFFYYLGRFLYVLELPLYLPRRLTIPVANEERWSKPYAVTSVTLAPLLLAALCDTQREKKLGSRSSLVIYMTAGFIGMFLGNLAFVSTKKSSPPNKCLFLWLVGGFLMSITWTYIIAEELVSLLVSLGYIFGIDPSVLGLTVLAWGNSLGDLIANVTMAVNGGADGAQIAISGCYAGPMFNTLLGLGLSFVISSWSKYPSSFVIPKDPSLYETLLFLMAGLLWALVILPRKSMRLDKSLGIGLLAIYFCFLSLRLGRALGVLKLHDISYFNTWDMGTFGNA; encoded by the coding sequence ATGGCGAGTTTCAACACCAAATCTCAGCCCAAAAAACTAATTCTTTTCCTTAACACCTCCTTTTTTTTCCTCTTCGTTTTCTATATCACGATCTCATATTTTCACGAGCAATCTAACTATGAGGCGGACACAAGccattctctatcacttcaagaATTGATAAGGAGCAATGGCTGCACAGGACTTCATGAACATACAGATTCCAAATCCAAGTGCATGTATCTCAGGTCTCATATAGGGTGCAGGCCAAAAGGGTACATAAACTATCTCCAAATCTTTTATTGCACTTGTGGTCAACATCCTGTACTTGGCCATGCTATTTTATTATTATGGCTTGTTGTTCTATTCTATCTTTTGGGTAACACAGCTGCAGAATATTTCTGCTCCTCCTTAGAGAACTTATCCAAAATCTTGAAGCTCTCTCCAACTATCGCTGGTGTCACCCTTCTTTCTCTTGGCAATGGTGCTCCTGATGTTTTTGCTAGTATTGTTTCCTTTACTAGTTCTAGCAATGGTGATGTTGGCCTAAATAGTGTTTTGGGTGGAGCATTTTTTGTGTCTAGTACTGTGGTTGGTGTAATAAGTACATTAGTAAGTGCCCAAGAGATTTCAATTGATAAATCTAGCTTCATTAGAGATGTCTCCTTCTTTCTTTTGTCTCTTTGTTCTCTTCTCTTGATCATTGTTATAGGAAAAATTACCTTGTGGGCTGCCATTTCATTCCTATCTATCTACTTCTTTTATGTTTGTGTGGTTTGCCTTATGCACTTTCTCTTTAGGAAAGAAGAGAAAGTGAACCCATTAGCCAATTCTCCATCTTCAAAAATTCTCATCACTGATAGCCAGGGGGATGTTGTGGAGATGGGTATACCATTACTTGGTTATGTTGATGATGAAAAGCCCATTTTGGTTGACAAAACCAGTCTTGAAGATGAGGAAAGAAGTCCAATGTGCTTCAGTCTTGATTCATCTTTTTTTTACTACTTGGGTAGGTTTTTATATGTTTTGGAGCTACCTCTGTACTTGCCAAGAAGGTTGACTATACCTGTTGCTAATGAGGAGAGATGGTCTAAGCCCTATGCAGTTACATCTGTGACATTGGCACCACTTCTACTGGCAGCACTATGTGACACCCAAAGAGAAAAAAAGTTGGGTTCTAGAAGCAGCCTAGTGATCTACATGACGGCAGGGTTTATAGGAATGTTTCTTGGAAATCTTGCATTTGTCTCCACTAAGAAGTCTAGCCCACCAAACAAGTGTCTGTTCCTTTGGCTAGTTGGTGGGTTTTTAATGAGTATAACTTGGACATATATTATAGCTGAGGAGCTGGTCTCTCTGTTGGTTTCACTAGGGTATATATTTGGGATTGACCCTTCAGTTCTTGGGCTCACTGTCCTGGCTTGGGGCAACTCACTTGGAGATCTGATAGCCAATGTGACTATGGCAGTGAATGGTGGGGCAGATGGTGCCCAAATTGCTATTTCAGGTTGCTATGCTGGTCCAATGTTCAATACATTGCTGGGATTGGGCTTGTCATTTGTTATCTCATCATGGTCCAAATACCCATCTTCTTTTGTCATACCCAAAGATCCTTCTCTGTATGAGACCTTATTGTTTTTGATGGCAGGCTTGCTCTGGGCCCTTGTGATTTTGCCCAGAAAAAGCATGAGGCTAGACAAGTCTCTTGGTATTGGGCTCCTAGCTATATATTTTTGCTTTCTGTCCCTAAGGCTAGGGAGGGCTCTTGGCGTTCTGAAACTCCATGATATTTCTTACTTCAATACCTGGGACATGGGTACCTTCGGAAATGCATAA